One region of Aphelocoma coerulescens isolate FSJ_1873_10779 chromosome 12, UR_Acoe_1.0, whole genome shotgun sequence genomic DNA includes:
- the LOC138117581 gene encoding inter-alpha-trypsin inhibitor heavy chain H3-like, protein MENNLLLCILVLIPAFASSDFLLTHVRNIKKRNADNDLIVNGIEIYSMKIDSKVTSRFAHNVITSRAVNRGNVSKEVFFDVELPKTAFITNFSMTVDGVTYPGTIKEKEAAKKQYEKAVSRGQTAGLVKASGRKTEKFTVSVNIKAASKVTFELTYEELLKRQFGKYEMFIKVKPKQLVKDFEIEVDIFEPQGITELEAEGTFITNELQNTIKKTFSGKKGHISFKPTLDQQRTCANCSQSVLDGDFTVKYDVKRTTPDNLQIVNGYFVHFFAPTNLPKLSKNIIFVLDTSGSMYGREIEQTKEALLKILDDIKEDDFFNFILFDSEISTWKETLIKATPENLDEARKFVQHISAQGMTNLHGGLMRGIDILNAAHKENLVPRRSASIIIMLTDGHPNVGLSNTQEIEKAVKKAIDGKYTLYNLGFGSGVDYGFLERMALENKGLARRIYPDSDAALQLQGFYDEVSNPMLIDVELNYPENEISDLTTNSFKHFYDGSEIVVAGRFVDSNQNHLSVDVRGEGADNALSYTTQQGAEQTAQAFQEQQYIFGEYIERLWAYLTIEQLLEKRITATGEEKENLTAQALALSLMYKFVTPLTSMVVTKPEENDNEEGIADKPTEAEAGMFTGPLVASPLYHTYASQPTWHTSVDGDPHFIISVPQKKDAICFNINENPGVILNLINDPITGITVNGELIGDKRANSDAKIQNSYFGKLGIANKPLDFKLTVTPETITIQNGDEKTAFTWLDSVTLKQAGLTLIINRKKNLVLSMGSGISFVVVLHQVWKKHPLHQDFLGLYTLKSDKLSEQTHGLLGQFFQPIDFTILEIHPGSDPKKPDATMIVKNNELIVTRGWQKDYRRDPKHGVDIPCWFVHDNGAGLIDGVHTDYIVSSLF, encoded by the exons atggaaaacaatCTATTGCTTTGTATTTTAGTATTGATTCCTGCCTTTGCATCCTCAGACTTTTTGCTAACACATGTCAGAAACATCAAG aAGCGAAATGCTGATAATGACTTG ATTGTCAATGGGATAGAAATCTATAGCATGAAAATTGATAGTAAAGTAACTTCCCGATTTGCCCACAATGTCATCACCAGTCGAGCTGTCAATCGTGGAAATGTGTCCAAAGAAGTCTTCTTTGATGTTGAACTCCCTAAGACAGCCTTCATTACCAACTTCAGCAT GACAGTTGATGGTGTCACCTATCCTGGAACTataaaggagaaagaagctGCAAAAAAGCAATATGAGAAGGCTGTTTCAAGAGGACAGACTGCTGGTCTTGTCAA AgcttcaggaagaaaaacagaaaaattcacTGTCTCAGTCAACATTAAAGCAGCCAGTAAAGTCACTTTTGAACTCACATACGAGGAACTGCTGAAGCGACAGTTTGGAAAATATGAAATGTTCATCAAAGTAAAACCAAAGCAGCTTGTCAAAGATTTTGAG ATTGAAGTAGATATCTTTGAGCCCCAGGGTATCACTGAGCTGGAAGCAGAAGGAACATTCATCACCAATGAGCTGCaaaataccattaaaaaaactttttcaggaaaaaag GGTCATATCTCTTTCAAGCCAACCCTTGATCAGCAGCGAACCTGTGCAAATTGCTCACAGTCTGTCTTGGATGGGGATTTTACTGTAAAATATGATGTGAAGAGAACAACTCCAGATAATTTGCAG attgTCAATGGCTACTTTGTACACTTCTTTGCACCAACAAATCTTCCAAAGTTGTCCAAGaatattatttttgtattgGATACTAGTGGCTCAATGTATGGAAGAGAAATTGAACAG ACAAAAGAAGCACTGCTAAAAATTCTAGATGACATTAAAGAAGATGACTTCTTCAATTTCATATTATTTGATAGTGAAATATCTACCTGGAAAGAAACATTAATCAAGGCCACTCCTGAGAATTTGGATGAGGCAAGGAAGTTTGTTCAGCACATTTCTGCTCAAGGCA TGACAAATTTACATGGTGGTTTGATGAGAGGGATTGATATTCTGAATGCTGCTCACAAAGAAAACCTTGTGCCCAGGAGAAGCGCTTCTATAATTATCATGTTAACAGATGGCCATCCAAACGTAG GTCTGTCAAATACTCAGGAGATTGAGAAAGCAGTAAAGAAGGCCATTGATGGCAAATACACCTTATACAATCTTGGTTTTGGCAGTGGTGTTGACTATGGCTTCTTGGAGAGGATGGCACTGGAGAATAAAGGATTGGCCCGTCGGATTTATCCTGACTCTgatgcagctttgcagcttcaG GGGTTTTATGATGAGGTGTCAAATCCCATGCTCATAGATGTGGAGTTAAACTACCCAGAAAATGAAATATCAGACCTAACTACTAACAGCTTTAAGCATTTCTATGATGGGTCTGAGATTGTGGTGGCTGGGCGCTTTGTAGACAGCAACCAAAACCATTTGTCTGTAGATGTCAGAGGTGAAGGT GCTGACAACGCCCTGTCATACACTACACAGCAAGGTGCAGAGCAAACAGCTCAGGCTTTCCAAGAACAACAATACATATTTGGAGAGTATATTGAAAGGCTCTGGGCTTATCTTACCATTGAACAACTCTTGGAAAAACG CATTACAGCtacaggagaagaaaaggaaaaccttACAGCTCAAGCCCTGGCTCTCTCACTAATGTACAAGTTTGTAACACCACTGACATCCATGGTGGtaacaaaaccagaagaaaatgaTAATGAAGAAGGGATTGCTGATAAACCCACTGAAG CTGAAG CAGGGATGTTCACAGGTCCTTTGGTGG cTTCACCACTATATCACACATATGCATCACAACCCACATGGCATACTAGTG TTGATGGAGATCCACACTTCATTATATCAGTGCCACAAAAAAAAGACGCCATTTGTTTCAATATCAATGAAAACCCTGGTGTGATCCTAAATTTAATAAATGACCCAATTACAG GCATCACAGTCAATGGAGAACTTATTGGTGATAAGAGAGCAAATAGTGATGCAAAGATCCAAAACTCATATTTTGGAAAACTTGGCATTGCAAATAAGCCCCTGGATTTCAAGCTGACAGTAACTCCTGAGACAATCACAATTCAGAATGGTGATGAAAAAACAGCTTTCACCTGGCTGGACTCAGTCACCTTGAAACAAGCAGG tttaACTTTGataattaacagaaaaaaaaatctggtgctCTCAATGGGGAGTGGCATCtcatttgttgttgttttgcacCAAGTGTGGAAGAAACATCCTCTCCACCAAGATTTCCTAGGACTCTATACATTGAAAAGTGATAAACTGTCTGAACAGACCCATGGATTATTAG